A stretch of DNA from Juglans microcarpa x Juglans regia isolate MS1-56 chromosome 5D, Jm3101_v1.0, whole genome shotgun sequence:
taactaAGTTTTAAGATAACAAAAGTGCTAAGCATTTTACAACTAGttcaaattccaacaaaatggaaaattaaGAGTAAGCACCGTAATTTCATAAGATGCAATATTTAACATCCTTTTTGCTTCAAAATGCAATTAAGTTCAAGTCGATTTTCCACTTCCTATTTTCATCAATGACTAGTGAGAAAAATGTGATTGACATGAATTGAAGTGAAAAGCAATTACAATATTATGGCTCAATCAATAGGCGCTGGGATTGAAAAGAATTGAGATTGAGACCCATTGGTGGAATCACTTGCTTGGACCTGCAAAAAAGATGGAAGAAAAATTGTGTGGGTAGGTAGGGCACCACGGGTAAGTTGCTGTTGGGGTTCTCGAAAGGGAAAACGGTGCTCATCAAATTGAACATCTTGTGAGATGTAAATTCGACCATTGGGTTGATGAAAACACTTATATCCTTTGTAAGATGGGTTGTAACCCAGAAAAATGCACAATTTGGATTGATAATCCCATTTATGAGAATTATAAGGGCGCAAGTTGGGCCAATACGCACaaccaaaaattttgaaaaatttgtaattggGCCTAGCCAGAGATAAACAAGAAAGATGAGACTGATTTTTAAGAAGAGGGGACGGAAGATAACTGATGAGATAACATGCCATGAAAAAGGCATCAGTCCAATATTGATGGCTCTCGCCCCCCACCTTCACCCATGATTTCAACCTCTACTTTCGACAACACTTCTCCCACCTTAACCCCTAATCCAGAATATATTGCATGGTATCAACAAGATCAACTCTTGCTCTCTACAATTGTTTCTTCCTTTTCCAAAGAAGTGTTGGCTCAGGTCGTTGGATTACACACTTCTTGTGAAGTATGGGCTGCTTTGGAGCAAACCTTCTCTCTTCAGTCTCAAGCCAATGTCATGAACTCATGGCTTAGTCTTGCTTCGTCGAAGAAAGACAATCTTTCGGTTGTTGcttatttttcagaaaatgaaaagctATGGAATACCTTGGCTGCCATTGGACAACCACTTGCTGACTGTAAACTTGTCAACTATATTCTTGCAAGTGTGGGTCCTGAATATTATCCACTGATCACGTCCCTTACCACTCGTCTTGATCTAATGACTCTTCAATAGGTGTATGGTCATCTTCTAAACTATGAGCTCCGTCTGGAGAAACATCATGAAGCCCTTGACTTGGCTACTGCTTCAGTTAATATCATATCTCACAGGCACCACCAAACCTCAAAATAAACGTCAACctttcaaaatatcaaatcgacagaggaaaacaaatcaattaaataaactgtccaataataaaaaaataccctCTTTGTACTTAATCTGCTATGCTCACACGGTCTTACCCATGCTTTTTATTCTTGACCCTTAGTTGAAACTTTCaaaacatctgaaaatattgtagagataaggggtgagttgtcaacaactcagtaagcagagaacatatactagtatgtaaacatgagtccTTTCAAAAAATTCggtatgcagaaacaaatattcaaaaacactttgttcatatttaaaaatcaactattcatattcaaaaacactttggcataacataactgaacatctctatcttatcatatcgtatcatttcatatcatgtcatgtcaccatatcatatcatataccatgtttaacccccatggtagggttgtgctatcctcggtggccaaaccaagcagtatcatattgtgaaactttttgttatttattcTCGGAATCCAGAGTGTgtacacaggaaagaacacataaaatacCACTTTGTTTcaaaagtgggtgcactcatatcatatcatatcattttgGTACTAACCATGTTACGTGAATCAATATCATTATATCAGAATTAGAGTAAAACCAgataagtcatgccaaaggtttttcatatgcatatcatatcaaaccaagtgctgaacatattcatatcatttctatatcataaaaaataaatccaaatcattttcatatcacatgtgcaaaaattcacagatatcATATTCACTTTTTTGTACATTTCATAAACATGCCAAATATTGatcatgtctacactattcatgttaaaagcatttcttttctatttcatacatattttatgagtgaatgcaaaacatatactaaggttatttttcacattttctttttaaaacaacatgcatatttttacaaaccaacctcaatttttttttttttttttttatgaaaatctaatataggaaccccacttagctggattttttaacttttcaaaatcttttcaCAATCATGCCGAATGAATACTAATCGTCATCTATACGGAATACTAAacatttctaaacttctaaaatgaTGGTTAAAATTATCCATttacttaaattcatactacGGAAATAGATTTAATcatacttatattaaaaatcattgcaaattattaatcatatctaatttaaaaccatcaaGAACTTATATCATATACTCGGCTTAAAGTGTTTACAATAAAAGATTAAATACTTACAATTCactatcaaaatcaaattataaaattaatactaagtaatataattaaagtctttaaatattttctgtgaaATCAAGTTACggctaatatttttattagaataagaTCATGCCTAATTTAAAAGTACCAAGCACAacctaaattaaaataatacattaatcTCTTAATACAATAGAATAAAGTTCATTAAAAATCGTTAACATagcttttgaaaaatacaatgaaCATCAagctcatttaaaatatttcaatagtttctaaattataatagccaatctattcttttaatttaaaacctagcaaaataattatatcaagtttaaataatataaatagctGAAAACTCATTTAGTAAGATAGACTTAAATCGGTTTTAAAGCATTTagaattaaaatcttattatttactactgaatttagttgtaaaatatttagtaatttaatttgaatcCATAAATGTAAATTCTTATACTTCAAACAAAACCCACTTAATACAagtttaatgtaaaaattagTCCAATATGAAACCATCTAAAATGACAAGGGcgttatggaaaaaaaaaaacatgaacatgcatgtgcTCTTTGGGTACGCTGGAAACAAGAAATACGtgaaacaaaagtaaaaaaaaccTTGGACCAAAAAAGAGGGTGAAATTCAAAAACGACATTATTATCTGAAGTAAATTTATTGAcagatataagattttttttttaattgaatggaCATGTAAAAGTTGTCGTAAGAATAAGGATTTGGAAGGAGAAGAAATACAAGATACACCCATGTGATAAATAGGCAAAGTTGCGTCGTTGCCTACACGGATCTTATTAGTACCAGTATATTCATCAactttgatatttaaattgGACAACTCAAAAGTGAGGTGATGAGTTGCAGTTGTGGCAGGATACCAAGCCTGATCAGTGGTTCCACTATTGGAAGTCATAAAAGCTTGATGCTGAGTTGATTGTTTCGTTTGATAAGCATGGTCAAAACAATTATAACACTGCAGTGCAGTGTGTCCTGCTCGATTGCAGACTTGACAGGTTGGGCAATTCCCATTTGAAGTAGAATTACTTCTTCCATTCCCACGTTCGTGCCCTCTTGAACGTGGATAGTTTTGGTTTGAGTTCCTTGTGTGGGAACCTGAAGGTTAAGATGAAGTAGATGAAATACGACCACGATCGCGagttttgagattatattaaGGTAGTCGGTTTAAAGCAATGAGATATATGTGTAATTGAGAAATTAGAGTTTAAATTTGTAatgtgagatatgattttaagtgaaaggtagtaattctccgacccttTTGGAACCGAGACATTACAGTtaagatatgaaataaataataaaatttatttcttcccctcagcttaaatttttgagacaaatgATAATTTCATACTTGCTAAAGAGCTTTCTTCGCTTGGTTGTCTAACATAATGAATGAATAAACTGTTAAAACAAAATGGCAATTgtcatcaaaacaaaaattttgaatagaTAGAAGGTTGGCAAAAGCTTGAGGGCAGTGACAACTTGTTTTAAGTGTAAAGAAGAACCATTAGAGAGTAAAGTAGAAGAACCCGTACTAGCAATTGGACGAGTGGAGCCATTTCCCACGAGTGGAGCCTTGAGATGGTTAGTTGATTGTGACATTGTCAAGAGCTGCCTACATATCAAGGTTGataattttcttcaacataAGAGTATCTTCGTTGGCTTGgccaaatttatctttaaaatttagtcaatatcatacttcttatttacatttttctattccatttaaattcaattcccACAATGGATTatccattcactctctatataataataaaatattattaatttaataatatttttgtttaatttatttttatcacattttgtaattgtaccaattaaatgttaataataattatattttaattaaattaatattaaaaaaatcatattttcaaaagtcatttaatgctaataacaaaaaatatttgactaaactcatctaaatttctatctaaatttcttaattacaaactaaatgGTATATTTGCTTGGAGtgaaaaactattattttaatgCTTGATTGGAGAGAGAaactagtattttaatatttgacaaACCAACAGTAGTCTTCTATCTTTAGCCAAGCACTGTAGCTCTtgaatctaaattattttaaatatgttcaATCCAATGTGAGGTCTTTTTGGCACAAATTATCCAAATTTTGATTATCCTTCTCATTTAGCCAAACCAATAAGGATGCTCTAAGCGGGATTGATTTGAGCAACCACACCAGCAAGTTGGGAAAGTGGTTGATGCCCTTAGTTTGAAAAACCCATTCCATAGTAACAACAATCAAGAGCTGATGGTTAGTTTTGCCGCAAAACTGGCAAGGGACTCGTCCTTGCTTGCTAAAGGTTTTGGATGTTTGTTGAGAATTTGACGGTGGAAACCAAGATAGCTACTATTGTCCAGGAGAGGACGAGGTTGGCCGTTGGAGATCTGAAGAAACTGAAGGAACTTTTTGTTGGAAACTCCTGGCGGGTTCTTTCGAGGAGGAAAGGATTTGCCGTGTTTGTTGGAAAACATGGCATAGGTGCCAGATTCAGGTTGAACAACATGATGATGAGATGCCCGCAAGGCTTCAATGTTGAGCAACTCTGAGTTTACAGAAGTTTCTCAAGGCAAATGAGAAAATGGTCACAAATGGTGTGTAAGAAGGGTGGAGACCACTCACAATATAAAACATGAGATCATCTTCATCTCCTTTCTTTACCAATTGCAGCAAGTTGGTTAGCATAAGGGTCGTGTGTGGTATAGACCTAAGCCATGTAAGTATTCAGAATGAAGGATGTCAGAACTCAATGActccattaatattattatgatgtTTCAATATACAGAGTTCATAAGAGATTACATGAGTAAAATAAATACAATGATCTTTGTACAACTAAACAAATAAtctataaaagttaaaaaagaactAAATGTAATTTTCGTCAACAATAGACTCTGGACAGTATGGAGAGTCGATTGTATActtgtgctgatcttgaggacTGATATGGCTTGGATCTCGTGATATCCTCTGGTTGGAAGTAAGGCTTGAATTCTGCACTGCAGGGTTAGTTGAGTTTATATCTTGAGTATCAACCTGGTTAAGTACAAGAAGCCCTCTTTTGACAAGCTTCTACCTTCCATATGCTTCTCCCTGCAAAGGATCCATATGGCCAACTGTAACACCTCAAGTGAATTTTCTGTCCTGTGTACTTGATTACCAGCTAATGGGTCAACTTCTTAAAAACtctttggagagagagagagagagagagagagagagagttttaatTATAAACAGTTGCAAGTTGCCCTGCAGCGTGTGGCccctttatttctattttagaCTCCGAGGTGCTTTGTAAGAGAAATAAAAGCTGGCCCAGAAAATAAGCACTAGATGTGACCAGAGGTTCAAGACTTGAGCAGTACTCTTTTCTTgaaatagaaagagagagatcatgAAGAAGTGCGAGCTCTGTGACTCTCCAGCAAACTTGTACTGCGAGTCCGATCAAGCTAGCCTTTGTTGGGACTGCGATGCTCGAGTTCATGGTGCGAACTTCCTGGTGGCCAAGCATTCAAGAACACTTCTTTGCCATGTCTGCCAGTCTTCAACGCCCTGGAATGGCTCCGGACCAAAGCTCGGTGCTACTATTTCGGTCTGTGAAAGCTGTGTGGATAGCAATGTTAAAAACGAGGCAGGAAATGAAGGAAACGACCATGATCATAACGGTGCAGATGGCGGCGGCGACAGCGATGATGATGATCCCGATAGCGATGACaactttgaagaagaagaagatgatgatggtcATGGGGATGATGATCAAGGAgataatgatgaagatgaagaagaaaatcaaGTAGTTCCATGGTCTTCTACGCCGCCTCCACCAACTTCAAGTTCTTCATGGAGGGGTATACATTAGATTAATGCAGGGTTTCAAACTCAAGTAtgcctttcttctcttttccttttccagaTAAACTCTTAACTCTTTGagatttgtttttccttttcctttttcttctgggttatatatgttatatatttttagtttttttttttttctatgattttGCTTTCAAACTTCTATCAATTTCTTAACAGAAGTAGGATGATCAGGGTTGCCAGTTCTCTCTGCTGAGCCACAAGGATAGCAAAACAGTGGTGACCAGCAGATTTGGGAATGCTGAAGCAAGCCAAGACCAAGAGACTTGCTGGAGAAATTCTATGGAAACACGGTTTATAGCACCACTTCCATC
This window harbors:
- the LOC121266571 gene encoding zinc finger protein CONSTANS-LIKE 4-like; amino-acid sequence: MKKCELCDSPANLYCESDQASLCWDCDARVHGANFLVAKHSRTLLCHVCQSSTPWNGSGPKLGATISVCESCVDSNVKNEAGNEGNDHDHNGADGGGDSDDDDPDSDDNFEEEEDDDGHGDDDQGDNDEDEEENQVVPWSSTPPPPTSSSSWRGIH